In Oreochromis aureus strain Israel breed Guangdong linkage group 9, ZZ_aureus, whole genome shotgun sequence, the genomic window GAAACTGAGAAAGAGAAGACAAAGACTTATAGAGGGGAGTTAAATGGTGTGGAAAGGGGTGGTTGTGACAGGTTCATTTTTCATGTCTCTACGCCAGAATTAGTCACTATGTTTTTGTGTGACTGACCCATTCTAGGGAAAAGTGGTATTTTTGAACATGCTGAGGGAATGTATCTAAGTTTGGCACATACAGGCAAGAATAAAACACCTTACAAAGGACATTTTTGGCCATAATAATCATAAGACAAAATCTAAGAGAATAAATGTATAAAGTGATAGGATTTCATAACTAAAAAGATTGAGAACTTTATTTTAACACTAATCTTTCATGGCCATCTATTAAACTACGTCAAAAGCCTTACTACATttatcttcctgttaaaagggagtttgtccttcccactgtcgccaactgcttgctcataggggtcatgaTAGTAGggttttctttctaatattgtagggtttttaccttacaatataaaccaccttgaggcaactgtagTTATGAAGAGTTTGGACAGACATGGATATTACTGTCAGTCCACAAGTTGCAGATCTTATTTTAGAAGGCAAAATATAACTGTGTTAATCAATGCAAACTGCATGACTAGATGATTGGGTTACTGATAGAAATGGTAATATGATGTAACTGTCACAGAGACATCAGGCAGTGAACCTGTAGAAACACACTCTCCGTCAGCTCACAAGAGCATTGCAGCATGTGCATCCCTGCAGCTTCAGGTATAGAAACAAACAATAATGTATGCATATTGCAATTAACCTTCAGCTCCGAAGTGTACATCTGTTGTGCCACAGCCAATTGTAAAATATTCCATCCCACAATGCTGAAAACAGAGGCAATCAACAAAATGTAGGTCAACAGCAATCACTGTAAGTACTTTAAATGGCATCGCGAATGATTGCGAGGCAAATATTTTGCAGCTAACATAGTCATCTTTGTGTTCAGCGAAATggaaaaagaggaggaagtATTATGCTGGAAATGATCTAGTTATTTCCACACTTGTGTAACTTTGTGGTAAATTTGTAATCGTGCTGCAGACTGTGCAGCAGGGCGATGACTCCACGAGCCTCGGCCGTTTATTCCCCAAAGTCCCAAATGGCAAACTGAAACCTGTTGTTTCTCAAAGTGCCAATCCATTTATTTGGAATTTGAGTAGCTTAATAGCAGTCTTTATTTTCTGCAGATCGATGCAGGAAGTGGTTGGAccagtaacaataataatgttgCAGTTTCCTCCTTTCAATGTTGGCGCTTGACTTTAAGCATTCTCAAAGAACAGAGGCTGGATGTGGCCAGGAGCAGGACAAGGAGAATGGGCCAGGCTCAAACTATCCACTGCACACAAGACTTGACGCACGTtatcacacagagaaacaggagTTGTTTCCctctgtggttgtggttgtgacTGTCTCATCCTTGTAGGCTTTGTTCAGACGTAAGAGACAGTTGGAGCGGAGAGATCACACCCACCTGAGTCACTCCAGCCTGCCCGGGGCCGTCTCTGTCAAAGGCTTCCCTAAAACTCTCATCCAGGTAAATCGTTCTTGTTACTCACAAGGGAGTCAGAGGGAGAAAAAGCCTAATGCGGGGGAGGTGGTGACTGGTTCTTAGTGGTGGTGGCAGCTGCTGAATGGTCCAGAGAAGCTTTAGTCATAGTGGATCATATGTATAtgctggggaaaaaagaagaaaagaaaccaCATTTCTTACCAActcagtaaaagtaaaaatgaaagcatCTGTGTTAGACCAGTGCTTCACTGAAGGGGTGACAGCTGTGAGATGGTCACAGCAGAAGAATAGcaatgtgtgcatgcatgtactAATCCCTGTGTCCGGGGTTTTCTTAGGCTGATAGGTCCCGGCGACACTTGGTTACAGCTGCAAGCAAGAAAAAGACTAAGCGTAACAAACTCCGCCCTGGCTCCTTCTCTCTCCTCAGCAACAACAAGGAAACCACCCCCGTACAGGTGAGTCTCCATGGCAACCTCTGTGCAGAGAAACAGCTGAGGCCGGATGTGCAAGCAGTCATAAGGCCACCTTATATGGTTTTATTGGCTCAGATTGGTGTGCTCACCTGTATAATCTTTCCGaaattgcttttttgttttttcatatcaGGCAATCATTCAGAGGGCGGCGTTTCAGTTTTTTGAGTGTGAAGTTATAATATATGTGTGAACATGCAGAATGACACTGTAACACCGATTTGTCTGGAATCGCTTTTGCAGTTGATCAGAGCGAGGAGACAAGTGAAGCTCGATCCAGCCAAGAGGGGGAAATCGGGTCGCTCTGGAGCTTTCTCTGTCCTCGTGAGTCATTTACAGTGTTTATCATCCTGCACACtgcttcaaaaataaaactctgGCGTACTGTGTTTAAACGACGTGTCCCTGTGCTCTCCAGGGGGATCCTCAGACCGATGGACAGAGCGACAGAGCCGAAAGGAGCACATAAAAGACAAGAACTGGAGAACACGCACAAAAAAAGGTCCTTGTCATTCTTGCAAAACCTAACAAGGGCCTGCGCACAGTAGAAATGTGTCCAGCTGTAACCCCAAAACGTGTGGAGAAACCAACCGCTGACATGGACAACATTCCCAGTAGAAAAacctctgttctgttcttcttgTTCTAACTGTAAGCTAGCTTACATTTATCAGCTGGTCTACATTTATATGGATACTTTTATATATAGTTTTTAATTTCTAATATATTCctgcatgttgttttttttcatcacaAAAAGATCCTATATTAATATTCTTCTTTGCCATTTTGTTGTAACCTATTTAATCACAGAATCCTTATGAAGATTGGGGTTATATTTTTGCAGAAATATCTCCTGTGTTGTTGTATCAGGTTTCAATAAAAGTTAAGTAGAGACATATGGAGTCGaggttttttaatgtttaagcaCTTCATGCTCCACTGGAGGATTGCACACATTGCCCTTTGGTCCCCCCAGAATGACTTGTTATGTTTCTATTCAAATATGAAGGATTATTAAAAGGTGAGTATCAGGTAGGCTGAAATGCCACTAAACCTTCAATTACAGATGGCAAGTGTTACAGGTATAGTGCATTGCTGGCCATGAGAAGCAGCAGGATAGACCAGCAGGAACCTGAGAGACTCACTGATCCATTAGCATTTCAGCAGCCAAGGGCAAAtgtgagcgagagagaaagagaaaaaaaaaatccaaatgtaGTCCACGCCATCTGTTTCAGgagtcagacttttttttttctattttaatatcttgtgtcatttttaattcatttggcCACGACTGGAAACACATTATGGTCTAAACCAGAAATTCATTTTGAGTGTTTCTGCAGGACGCTGACGTAAAAATATGCACAAAATCACATCTTTTGTGGGCTGCTCCGTATTTTGGTAGATCAGATTTAACAAACACCTGCGTCACCACAGTGAGGGAAGCTATACGGGAATGAATTAATCGATGAATGAGGGGCTGAAAATcgaagaaataaaaatgaaatatgtacagagaaaatcccaactaGGAGGAAATCTGATGAAGAAAACGAGCCAGGCAATCTAAGTGAATAGAGTGACTCATCCTCCTCTCGTTTACTGATCAAAGCCCACAGCTCATGACGTAGATACACGGTGCTTACACTCTCTTTTTTATGGTTTTATAGACCCATACAGaggcacacaacaacaacaaaatgctATTTATTCACTTGGAATTTTCCCCAAAGCACATAAACGGCACTAGATATGCTTCAGCAGCTCGCTCTGGCAGAATATAGACAAGCGTAAGGCCTGGAGCCGGTTGTTCAGTCACCAGATAACCTGAATTAGCTGGTTGTGAGGGGCCTCTGTGTCATTTTGGTCACAACCCACAGCAGCGTGGCATCCTGATTTCTCCGAAACACTGACGCAAATTAAGACCAATATCTGATTAATCCCATTTCAGAGCAACAAGACAGACACAGCCCGAGCTGACTCCTctgtaaacacacaagcacatagATTTCTGTGACAGCTGCCAGCAGGATATCATTTGACAGACTGTTCCCTTGAGCTAATGCATCCTGGGAACTCCTTATTGATGACCTGATAGAACAAGAGGGAAAAAAGTGTTCTCACTATCACCAGACACGGATGCTTTGAAAATAGATTTCAGCTTTATAAAGTCATTTTATCTTAATGATATAAATGTTAGTTTGAGGGTGAGTCCACACACTATGAGTCATCGCGTGTGGCCAACACAAAGAGATCCTCGTAGATGTGTTTCAGTCATTCGTTGCGGTGGTGACACTGGTGTGTGCGGTGTTGTTTCCACTCTGCTTTGGCTGCAGTCATCCCTTTGAGAACAAAGCTGATGGTAATCACGGCTAAAAAAAGTTACACAGAAGCACTGAATCTATAGAACTGTGGTGAGAAATGACCCAAGCAGAGCCACATGCGAGATTTTTCCCATAAAAGCTCAGTCAGGTTCATGCATGTAGTTTGTGGCTTGCAGTCGACATCTTCAATTTCTGGAAACCACTACGTAAGTATTAGTTTCTTGTTGATGAGTGCATCTCTTCCCAAACAACATGCAATGTGGGGCAAACACAGTCAAAAGCAAGTTCTGTGAGAGTCTGTCCTTAAGAAAGCTAGGCTGATTTTCATAACAGTATCAACTtcggttttgttttatttaaagaattaGG contains:
- the si:dkey-12l12.1 gene encoding uncharacterized protein si:dkey-12l12.1, with amino-acid sequence MGFTVWLCVLCLQASLLSHAFDCSGASRGELCVSGQTADGQSDDQTQQRGLPLPEGLALFRRKRQLERRDHTHLSHSSLPGAVSVKGFPKTLIQADRSRRHLVTAASKKKTKRNKLRPGSFSLLSNNKETTPVQLIRARRQVKLDPAKRGKSGRSGAFSVLGDPQTDGQSDRAERST